Proteins encoded within one genomic window of Marinobacter halotolerans:
- the dxs gene encoding 1-deoxy-D-xylulose-5-phosphate synthase → MHEPYTFKEIPSQRPNTPLLDRIDTPAQLRELPAEQLTQLARELRAFLLWSVGQTGGHFGAGLGVLELTVALHYVFNTPEDRLVWDVGHQAYPHKILTGRRNRMGSVRRKDGLAGFPKRSESEYDTFGVGHSSTSISAALGMAVASRLQKAGRKSIAVIGDGAMTAGMAFEALNHAGHLHADMLVILNDNDMSISRNVGGLNNYFAKLLASRTYNQVRDSSKRVLQGTPNLMALAKKTEEHFKGMISPGTLFEELGFNYIGPIDGHDLPLLLETLENIRELDGPQFLHVVTTKGKGFAPAEADPIGYHAINKIEPVPPSKPEPVKPKPSKPKYANVFGQWLCDAAEADERVVGITPAMCEGSDLLAFSQRFPERYFDVAIAEQHSVTLAAGLACDGAKPVVAIYSTFLQRAYDQLIHDVAIQNLDVLFAIDRAGLVGEDGPTHAGAFDISYLRCVPNLVVMTPSDENETRQLLHTGMLYEGPASVRYPRGTGPGAEIEAELAALPIGKGRRVREGSGIAILNFGTLLTPALEVAEALGATVADMRFVKPLDEELVLALAEEHDLLVTLEENAIAGGAGSAVTEFLNRQNLLQPVLQLGLPDTFVDHGKHGQLLSEVGLDAEGIHQSIKSRWDLTRRTDLLAAVK, encoded by the coding sequence ATGCACGAGCCCTATACCTTCAAGGAAATCCCGTCCCAACGGCCCAACACGCCGCTGCTGGACCGGATTGACACTCCGGCCCAGCTTCGTGAGCTGCCTGCGGAACAGCTGACCCAGCTGGCCCGGGAGTTGCGCGCGTTTCTGCTCTGGTCCGTGGGACAGACCGGGGGGCATTTTGGCGCCGGACTCGGCGTCCTGGAGCTGACGGTCGCGCTGCACTACGTGTTCAACACACCGGAAGACCGGCTGGTCTGGGATGTCGGCCATCAAGCCTATCCCCACAAGATTCTGACCGGGCGGCGCAACCGGATGGGCAGCGTTCGCCGCAAGGATGGACTGGCAGGCTTTCCCAAACGGTCCGAGAGCGAGTACGACACCTTCGGCGTGGGCCATTCCAGCACATCCATCAGTGCCGCACTGGGTATGGCAGTCGCGTCACGCCTGCAGAAGGCCGGCCGCAAGAGCATTGCCGTCATCGGCGATGGCGCCATGACCGCTGGCATGGCCTTTGAAGCCCTGAACCATGCCGGACACCTGCACGCCGACATGCTGGTGATCCTGAACGACAACGACATGTCGATTTCCCGTAACGTGGGCGGGCTGAACAATTACTTTGCCAAGCTGCTGGCCAGCCGCACCTATAACCAGGTGCGCGACAGCAGCAAGCGGGTACTGCAGGGCACACCGAACCTGATGGCACTGGCGAAGAAAACCGAAGAACACTTCAAGGGCATGATCTCCCCCGGCACGCTGTTCGAGGAACTGGGCTTCAACTATATCGGCCCCATTGACGGCCACGACCTGCCGTTGCTGCTGGAAACCCTGGAGAACATCCGCGAACTCGACGGCCCCCAGTTCCTGCATGTGGTCACCACCAAGGGCAAAGGCTTTGCCCCGGCAGAAGCCGACCCGATCGGCTATCACGCCATCAACAAGATTGAGCCGGTGCCGCCGTCAAAACCTGAGCCGGTCAAGCCGAAACCATCGAAGCCCAAGTACGCCAACGTCTTCGGCCAGTGGCTCTGTGACGCTGCCGAAGCAGACGAGCGGGTGGTAGGCATCACCCCTGCCATGTGTGAAGGTTCGGACCTGCTGGCGTTCTCCCAACGCTTTCCGGAACGCTACTTCGATGTGGCCATTGCCGAACAGCATTCAGTGACTCTGGCCGCCGGGCTGGCCTGCGACGGCGCCAAGCCGGTTGTCGCGATTTACTCAACGTTTCTGCAACGGGCCTACGACCAGTTGATCCACGATGTGGCCATCCAGAACCTGGATGTCCTGTTTGCCATCGACCGGGCAGGGTTGGTAGGCGAGGACGGACCCACCCACGCCGGCGCCTTCGATATCAGCTATCTGCGCTGCGTCCCCAATTTGGTGGTGATGACACCCTCTGACGAAAACGAAACCCGGCAGTTGCTACACACCGGCATGCTGTATGAGGGACCGGCATCCGTTCGCTATCCCCGTGGAACCGGGCCGGGAGCCGAAATCGAAGCGGAACTGGCCGCCTTGCCCATTGGCAAGGGCCGCCGGGTAAGAGAAGGCTCAGGCATTGCCATACTGAATTTCGGTACCCTGCTCACCCCCGCACTTGAAGTGGCGGAGGCGCTCGGCGCTACCGTGGCTGACATGCGTTTCGTCAAACCTCTGGACGAGGAACTGGTGCTTGCCCTGGCAGAGGAACACGATCTGCTGGTCACACTGGAAGAGAACGCAATCGCCGGCGGCGCCGGCAGTGCGGTCACCGAATTCCTGAACAGGCAGAATCTACTTCAGCCGGTATTGCAGTTGGGCCTTCCGGACACCTTTGTCGACCATGGCAAACACGGTCAGCTGTTGTCCGAGGTAGGCCTGGATGCGGAAGGCATTCACCAGTCGATCAAGAGCCGGTGGGATCTCACCCGCCGGACAGACCTGCTGGCGGCGGTCAAGTAA
- a CDS encoding polyprenyl synthetase family protein, whose amino-acid sequence MVPITGFLEQCRREVDSTLADRLMAPESGSARLLDAMRYSVIGGGKRVRPALCMASAMAVGQSTDAALLPACAVELIHAYSLIHDDLPAMDDDELRRGRATTHIAFDEATAILAGDALQSLAFDWLADAPALDAPTRLAMVQELARASGHLGMVGGQAIDLESVGKRPSIEQLESMHRHKTGALIVAAVRIGALTARDAEPEQIAALTDYARTLGLAFQVQDDLLDIEGDTTVIGKPQGSDQARGKPTYPSLMGVDAARHYLAELLATALSSLHAFGSEADTLRAMADYVVARTH is encoded by the coding sequence ATGGTTCCGATTACCGGCTTTCTTGAACAGTGCCGCCGCGAGGTCGACTCCACCCTGGCCGATCGTCTGATGGCCCCCGAGTCGGGTTCTGCAAGGCTTCTGGATGCCATGAGATACAGCGTAATCGGTGGCGGCAAACGTGTGCGCCCGGCCCTGTGCATGGCCTCGGCCATGGCTGTCGGGCAGAGCACTGACGCTGCGTTACTGCCGGCTTGTGCTGTCGAGCTGATCCACGCGTATTCGCTGATTCACGATGACCTCCCCGCCATGGACGACGACGAACTGCGCCGGGGCCGGGCCACGACTCATATCGCCTTTGACGAGGCCACCGCCATCCTGGCGGGGGACGCGCTGCAATCGCTGGCTTTCGACTGGTTGGCGGATGCGCCGGCACTGGATGCCCCCACCCGTCTTGCGATGGTGCAGGAGCTCGCCAGAGCCAGCGGGCATCTGGGAATGGTCGGCGGCCAGGCGATTGATCTGGAATCCGTGGGCAAGCGGCCTTCCATCGAGCAGTTGGAATCCATGCACCGGCACAAAACCGGCGCACTGATTGTTGCAGCCGTAAGAATCGGTGCATTGACCGCTCGCGATGCGGAACCCGAACAGATCGCCGCCCTTACGGACTATGCCCGCACCCTGGGCCTGGCTTTTCAGGTGCAGGACGACCTGCTGGACATTGAGGGTGATACCACGGTTATTGGCAAACCCCAGGGATCCGACCAGGCCAGGGGCAAACCCACCTACCCGTCACTAATGGGCGTGGACGCGGCGCGGCACTATCTGGCCGAGTTACTTGCAACTGCACTGTCCAGCCTCCACGCTTTTGGAAGTGAGGCCGATACCCTCAGAGCCATGGCAGATTACGTAGTCGCCCGCACCCATTGA
- a CDS encoding exodeoxyribonuclease VII small subunit: protein MAAEKSTASITDFEKSLDELEKLVNDLERGELSLEQSLTAFERGVKLTRECQQALKTAEQRVEQLVQNSDGTMETRPFSPDDSA, encoded by the coding sequence ATGGCCGCTGAAAAAAGCACTGCGTCCATCACCGACTTCGAGAAGTCACTGGATGAACTTGAAAAGCTGGTCAACGACCTGGAACGGGGCGAACTGTCGCTGGAACAGTCGCTCACCGCGTTTGAGCGAGGCGTGAAGCTGACCAGGGAATGCCAGCAGGCCCTCAAAACGGCCGAACAGAGGGTCGAACAGCTGGTTCAGAACAGCGACGGAACCATGGAGACCAGGCCCTTTTCGCCTGACGATTCTGCCTGA
- a CDS encoding NRDE family protein: MCLIVFSIGQHRHFPLVVAANRDEFFQRPTAPMEWWQSDLAEDEVLAGRDLLSGGTWLAVNRAGMVSAVTNVREPGAATGARSRGELPLLAQKHDADVLTGLLLPEGNRYSGFNLVQVDPRRGWYFSNRDTHPGRQIHRGIFGLSNHLLQTPWPKLLRLRTAVSDLLRDTPAERTDQLHDALIRQLQDTTPAPDPQLPDTGVGIETERFLSSPFIRGEDYGTRATTIVSISHRGEIVVTEQSYGPNAQKLEDRQFRWQRAT, from the coding sequence ATGTGCCTGATCGTATTTTCCATAGGCCAGCACCGACACTTTCCGCTGGTTGTTGCCGCTAACCGCGATGAGTTTTTCCAGCGGCCCACAGCGCCGATGGAATGGTGGCAAAGCGACCTGGCGGAAGACGAGGTACTGGCCGGGCGGGATCTGCTCTCCGGGGGCACCTGGCTGGCCGTCAATCGGGCGGGCATGGTATCCGCCGTGACCAACGTCCGTGAACCGGGTGCTGCCACCGGGGCAAGGTCCCGGGGAGAACTCCCGCTGCTGGCCCAGAAACACGACGCAGATGTTCTGACCGGCCTCCTGCTGCCCGAAGGCAACCGGTACTCCGGGTTCAATCTGGTCCAGGTTGATCCCCGAAGAGGATGGTACTTCAGCAACCGCGACACTCATCCCGGGCGCCAGATTCACCGGGGCATCTTCGGGCTCAGCAATCATCTTCTGCAGACACCCTGGCCGAAACTGCTCAGACTGCGCACTGCCGTGAGTGACCTGCTGCGGGACACGCCGGCGGAGCGGACAGACCAGCTGCATGACGCCCTGATCCGTCAACTTCAGGACACCACTCCCGCACCCGATCCGCAGCTACCCGACACCGGCGTTGGTATTGAGACCGAGCGCTTTCTGTCCTCTCCCTTCATCCGGGGCGAGGATTATGGCACCCGCGCCACAACCATTGTCAGCATCAGCCATCGGGGCGAGATAGTAGTCACCGAACAAAGCTATGGCCCCAACGCGCAAAAATTGGAAGACAGGCAGTTCCGCTGGCAGCGCGCCACCTGA
- a CDS encoding sulfite exporter TauE/SafE family protein, which produces MTLLLLIALYLVLGAVAGTLAGLFGIGGGLVIVPVLIFSFDLMDFSADIAAHLAVGTSLATIVFTSISSIRSHHQHKAVNWEIVRAMAVGIVLGAMLGAVTASMLSGASLQLIIGIFVILMAVKMFLDVNPKPGRDVPGRPGLGAAGAGIGWASALFGIGGGTLTVPFLSWCNVRMQAAVGTSAACGFPIAFAGALANMATGWNHPELPSLSAGFVYLPAFAGIVLASVLFASVGANLAHRLDARVLKKIFAVFLILVGIRFLI; this is translated from the coding sequence ATGACGCTACTACTCCTGATTGCCCTTTACCTCGTTCTGGGCGCCGTTGCCGGTACCCTGGCAGGCCTGTTTGGCATCGGCGGTGGTCTGGTGATTGTGCCGGTTCTGATTTTCAGTTTCGACCTGATGGATTTCAGCGCGGATATTGCGGCGCATCTGGCGGTTGGTACGTCATTGGCGACGATTGTGTTCACGTCTATCAGTTCGATCCGGTCCCACCATCAGCACAAGGCCGTAAACTGGGAGATTGTCCGGGCCATGGCCGTGGGGATTGTGCTCGGCGCTATGCTGGGTGCCGTGACTGCCTCAATGCTTTCCGGTGCCTCGCTGCAGCTGATTATCGGCATTTTCGTGATTCTCATGGCCGTTAAGATGTTTCTGGATGTCAACCCGAAACCCGGGCGCGACGTCCCCGGCCGGCCTGGGTTGGGCGCGGCCGGTGCAGGCATTGGCTGGGCTTCGGCTTTGTTTGGCATTGGTGGCGGCACGCTGACCGTGCCGTTCCTGAGCTGGTGCAATGTGCGGATGCAGGCCGCGGTTGGCACCTCCGCCGCCTGCGGGTTTCCCATCGCGTTTGCCGGTGCGCTGGCTAATATGGCGACCGGATGGAATCATCCTGAACTGCCGTCGCTGAGCGCGGGATTTGTCTACCTGCCAGCGTTCGCGGGCATTGTGCTTGCTAGCGTCCTGTTTGCCAGCGTTGGCGCCAACCTGGCTCACCGGCTGGATGCCCGTGTGCTTAAAAAGATATTTGCCGTGTTCCTCATTCTGGTGGGAATCCGGTTTCTGATCTGA